Proteins co-encoded in one Dehalococcoidales bacterium genomic window:
- a CDS encoding acetyl-CoA acetyltransferase, whose product MESIKDKVAIVGMGCTKFGERWDKGVEDLIVEAAYEAFEDAGIGPKDIQAAWVGTVFSGLSAITLSPLQLQYIPMTRVENMCATGSEALRAASYAVAAGVCDIALAVGVEKLKDSGATGVKGPSVVGDNQDGSSGIGPGYSAPASFAYLATRYFHDYHIKPEDGKRILAQIAVKNHHNGCLNPKAHFQNELTIDQVVNAPIVAWPLGLFDCCGVSDGAAVAIVTRADMAKKFRPDPVYIKALQVTVGARQGAMMQDYDFVHMEENVRGSKQAYADAGITNPRKEISCAEVHDCFSVHEMIVYEDLGFSPRGRAPEDIAAGTFSLKGELPINTDGGLKCFGHPLGASGLRMMYEMYKQLQGKAGPRQVKNPRLALTHNLGGNAGTGVCSCFIVGNEK is encoded by the coding sequence ATGGAAAGTATTAAAGATAAAGTCGCCATCGTGGGCATGGGCTGCACCAAGTTCGGGGAGCGGTGGGATAAAGGGGTGGAAGACCTCATCGTGGAGGCCGCCTACGAGGCTTTTGAGGACGCCGGCATCGGCCCTAAAGATATCCAGGCGGCCTGGGTGGGCACCGTCTTTTCCGGCCTTTCCGCTATCACCCTTTCCCCCCTCCAGCTCCAGTACATCCCCATGACCCGGGTGGAAAACATGTGCGCCACCGGCTCGGAGGCCCTGCGGGCGGCCAGCTACGCGGTTGCCGCCGGCGTGTGTGATATCGCCCTGGCGGTGGGGGTGGAAAAGCTCAAGGACTCCGGCGCCACCGGCGTCAAGGGTCCCAGCGTGGTCGGTGATAACCAGGACGGCAGCTCCGGCATCGGCCCCGGCTACAGCGCCCCGGCCTCTTTCGCCTACCTCGCCACCCGCTATTTTCACGATTATCATATCAAGCCGGAAGACGGCAAGCGCATCCTGGCGCAGATTGCCGTCAAGAACCACCACAACGGCTGTCTGAACCCCAAGGCGCATTTCCAGAACGAGCTGACCATCGACCAGGTAGTGAACGCGCCCATCGTCGCCTGGCCCCTGGGTCTGTTCGATTGCTGCGGCGTCAGTGACGGCGCCGCCGTGGCTATCGTGACGCGGGCGGATATGGCGAAAAAGTTCCGCCCCGACCCCGTTTACATCAAGGCTTTACAGGTCACGGTGGGCGCGCGGCAGGGCGCTATGATGCAGGATTACGACTTCGTCCACATGGAGGAGAATGTCCGCGGCTCTAAACAGGCATACGCTGATGCCGGTATCACCAATCCCCGGAAGGAAATCAGCTGCGCTGAGGTACACGATTGCTTCTCCGTCCACGAGATGATAGTCTATGAAGACCTGGGCTTTAGCCCCCGCGGCCGCGCCCCGGAGGATATAGCCGCCGGCACTTTCAGCCTCAAAGGAGAGTTGCCCATCAATACGGACGGTGGTTTAAAGTGCTTCGGGCACCCTCTCGGCGCTTCCGGCCTGCGCATGATGTACGAGATGTACAAGCAGCTCCAGGGCAAGGCCGGCCCCCGGCAGGTGAAAAACCCGCGTCTGGCGCTGACCCACAACCTGGGCGGCAACGCCGGTACGGGCGTTTGCTCCTGCTTTATCGTGGGGAACGAGAAGTAG